One stretch of Streptomyces sp. 135 DNA includes these proteins:
- the dnaE gene encoding DNA polymerase III subunit alpha, which yields MTKPPFTHLHVHTQYSLLDGAARLKDMFNACNEMGMTHIAMSDHGNLHGAYDFFHSAQKAGVTPIIGIEAYVAPESRRNKRKIQWGQPHQKRDDVSGSGGYTHKTIWAANKTGLHNLFRLSSDAYAEGWLQKWPRMDKETISQWSEGLIASTGCPSGELQTRLRLGQFDEALKSAAEYQEIFGKDRYFLELMDHGIEIERRVRDGLLEIGKKLGIPPLVTNDSHYTYAHESTAHDALLCIQTGKNLSDPDRFRFDGTGYYLKSTDEMYAIDSSDAWQEGCRNTLLVAEQIDTTGMFEKRDLMPKFDIPEGFTEVTWFQEEVRRGMARRYPGGVPEDRQKQAEYEMDIIIQMGFPGYFLVVADFIMWAKNNGIAVGPGRGSAAGSIVAYAMGITDLDPITHGLIFERFLNPERVSMPDVDIDFDERRRVEVIRYVTEKYGADKVAMIGTYGKIKAKNAIKDSARVLGYPYAMGDRLTKAMPADVLGKGIDLDGITNPSHPRYSEAGEIRGMYENEPDVKKVIDTAKGVEGLVRQMGVHAAGVIMSSEPIVDHAPIWVRHTDGVTITQWDYPQCESLGLLKMDFLGLRNLTIMDDAVKMVKANKGIELEMLSLPLDDPKTFELLCRGDTLGVFQFDGGPMRSLLRQMQPDNFEDISAVSALYRPGPMGMNSHTNYAERKNGRQEITPIHPELEEPLKETLGLTYGLIVYQEQVQKAAQIVAGYSLGEADILRRVMGKKKPEELEKNFVLFQAGARKNGYSDEAIQALWDVLVPFAGYAFNKAHSSAYGLVTYWTAYLKANYPAEYMAALLTSVKDDKDKSAVYLNECRRMGIKVLPPNVNESVHNFAAQGDDVILFGLEAVRNVGTNVVESIIRSRKAKGKFTSFPDYLDKVEAAACNKRTTESLIKAGAFDTMGHTRKGLTAQYEPMIDNVVAVKRKEAEGQFDLFGGMGDESGGDEPGFGLDVEFSEDEWEKTYLLAQEREMLGLYVSDHPLFGLEHVLSDKADAGIGQLTGGDFSDGSVVTIGGIISGLQRKMTKQGNAWAIATVEDLAGSIECMFFPATYQLVSTQLVEDAVVFVKGRLDKREDVPRLVAMELQVPDLSNAGTNAPVVITIPTVKVSPPMVTRLGEVLSHHRGNSEVRIKLQGAQKTTVLRLDRHRVKPDPALFGDLKVLLGPSCLAG from the coding sequence GTGACCAAGCCGCCCTTCACGCACCTGCACGTGCACACCCAGTACTCGCTGCTTGACGGTGCCGCGCGGCTCAAGGACATGTTCAACGCGTGCAATGAAATGGGCATGACGCACATCGCCATGTCCGACCACGGCAACCTCCACGGTGCGTACGACTTCTTCCACTCGGCGCAGAAGGCGGGCGTGACGCCGATCATCGGCATCGAGGCGTATGTGGCGCCGGAGTCGCGGCGCAACAAGCGGAAGATCCAGTGGGGCCAGCCGCACCAGAAGCGCGACGACGTGTCCGGTTCCGGTGGCTACACCCACAAGACGATCTGGGCGGCGAACAAGACGGGCCTGCACAACCTCTTCCGCCTCTCCTCGGACGCGTACGCGGAAGGCTGGCTCCAGAAGTGGCCGCGTATGGACAAGGAGACGATCTCCCAGTGGTCGGAGGGGCTCATCGCCTCCACCGGCTGCCCCTCCGGTGAGCTGCAGACCCGGCTGCGTCTCGGGCAGTTCGACGAGGCGCTGAAGTCGGCCGCGGAGTACCAGGAGATCTTCGGCAAGGACCGGTACTTCCTGGAGCTGATGGACCACGGCATCGAGATCGAGCGCCGGGTCCGTGACGGCCTGCTGGAGATCGGCAAGAAGCTCGGCATCCCGCCCCTGGTGACGAACGACTCGCACTACACGTACGCGCACGAGTCGACCGCCCACGACGCCCTGCTCTGCATCCAGACCGGCAAGAACCTCTCGGACCCGGACCGCTTCCGCTTCGACGGCACCGGTTACTACCTGAAGTCGACCGACGAGATGTACGCGATCGACTCCTCGGACGCCTGGCAGGAGGGCTGCCGCAACACGCTCCTGGTGGCGGAGCAGATCGACACCACGGGGATGTTCGAGAAGCGCGACCTGATGCCGAAGTTCGACATCCCCGAGGGCTTCACCGAGGTCACCTGGTTCCAGGAGGAGGTCCGCCGCGGCATGGCGCGCCGCTACCCGGGCGGCGTCCCGGAGGACCGCCAGAAGCAGGCCGAGTACGAGATGGACATCATCATCCAGATGGGGTTCCCGGGGTACTTCCTGGTGGTCGCCGACTTCATCATGTGGGCCAAGAACAACGGCATCGCGGTGGGCCCCGGCCGAGGCTCCGCGGCCGGCTCGATCGTCGCGTACGCCATGGGCATCACCGACCTCGACCCGATCACACACGGCCTGATCTTCGAGCGGTTCCTCAACCCCGAGCGCGTCTCCATGCCCGATGTCGACATCGACTTCGACGAGCGCAGGCGCGTCGAAGTGATCAGGTACGTGACGGAGAAGTACGGCGCCGACAAGGTCGCCATGATCGGCACGTACGGAAAGATCAAGGCGAAGAACGCCATCAAGGACTCCGCGCGCGTGCTCGGATATCCGTACGCGATGGGCGACCGCCTCACCAAGGCCATGCCCGCCGACGTCCTCGGCAAGGGCATCGACCTCGACGGCATCACCAACCCCAGCCACCCGCGCTACAGCGAGGCGGGCGAGATCCGGGGGATGTACGAGAACGAGCCGGACGTGAAGAAGGTCATCGACACCGCCAAGGGCGTGGAGGGCCTGGTCCGGCAGATGGGCGTGCACGCGGCCGGCGTGATCATGTCCAGCGAGCCGATCGTCGACCACGCCCCGATCTGGGTGCGCCACACCGACGGCGTGACCATCACGCAGTGGGACTACCCCCAGTGCGAGTCGCTCGGCCTGCTCAAGATGGACTTCCTGGGCCTGCGCAACCTCACCATCATGGACGACGCCGTCAAGATGGTGAAGGCCAACAAGGGCATCGAGCTGGAGATGCTCTCCCTGCCGCTCGACGACCCGAAGACCTTCGAACTGCTCTGCCGCGGTGACACCCTCGGCGTCTTCCAGTTCGACGGCGGCCCGATGCGCTCGCTGCTGCGCCAGATGCAGCCCGACAACTTCGAGGACATTTCCGCCGTCTCGGCCCTGTACCGGCCGGGCCCGATGGGCATGAACTCGCACACGAACTACGCCGAGCGCAAGAACGGCCGCCAGGAGATCACGCCGATCCACCCGGAGCTCGAAGAGCCCCTGAAGGAGACGCTCGGCCTCACCTACGGCCTCATCGTGTACCAGGAGCAGGTGCAGAAGGCCGCCCAGATCGTCGCGGGCTACAGCCTCGGCGAAGCCGACATCCTGCGCCGCGTGATGGGCAAGAAGAAGCCCGAGGAGCTGGAGAAGAACTTCGTCCTCTTCCAGGCGGGCGCCCGGAAGAACGGCTATTCCGACGAGGCCATCCAGGCCCTGTGGGACGTCCTGGTCCCCTTCGCCGGCTACGCCTTCAACAAGGCGCACTCCTCCGCGTACGGCCTGGTCACCTACTGGACCGCCTACCTCAAGGCGAACTACCCGGCCGAGTACATGGCCGCGCTGCTCACCTCGGTGAAGGACGACAAGGACAAGTCGGCCGTCTACCTCAACGAGTGCCGCCGCATGGGCATCAAGGTCCTCCCGCCGAACGTGAACGAGTCCGTGCACAACTTCGCCGCGCAGGGCGACGACGTGATCCTCTTCGGCCTGGAGGCGGTCCGCAACGTCGGTACGAACGTGGTGGAGTCGATCATCCGTTCGCGCAAGGCCAAGGGGAAGTTCACCTCCTTCCCCGACTACCTCGACAAGGTCGAGGCGGCCGCCTGCAACAAGCGCACCACGGAGTCGCTCATCAAGGCGGGCGCCTTCGACACGATGGGCCACACCCGCAAGGGCCTGACCGCGCAGTACGAGCCGATGATCGACAACGTGGTCGCGGTGAAGCGGAAGGAGGCCGAGGGCCAGTTCGACCTCTTCGGAGGGATGGGGGACGAGAGCGGCGGCGACGAGCCGGGCTTCGGTCTCGACGTGGAGTTCTCCGAGGACGAGTGGGAGAAGACGTACCTGCTCGCCCAGGAGCGCGAGATGCTCGGCCTGTACGTCTCCGACCACCCGCTCTTCGGCCTGGAGCACGTGCTGTCCGACAAGGCCGACGCGGGCATCGGGCAGCTCACCGGCGGCGACTTCTCCGACGGCTCGGTCGTCACCATCGGCGGCATCATCTCCGGCCTCCAGCGCAAGATGACCAAGCAGGGCAACGCCTGGGCCATCGCCACCGTCGAGGACCTCGCCGGTTCCATCGAGTGCATGTTCTTCCCCGCGACGTACCAGCTGGTGTCGACCCAGCTCGTCGAGGACGCCGTGGTCTTCGTCAAGGGCCGGCTCGACAAGCGCGAGGACGTGCCGCGGCTCGTCGCGATGGAGCTCCAGGTCCCCGACCTGTCGAACGCGGGCACCAACGCCCCCGTGGTGATCACCATCCCGACCGTCAAGGTCAGCCCGCCGATGGTGACCCGCCTCGGTGAGGTCCTCAGCCACCACCGCGGCAACAGCGAGGTGCGGATCAAGCTCCAGGGGGCGCAGAAGACCACGGTCCTGCGGCTCGACCGGCACCGCGTGAAGCCGGACCCCGCGCTCTTCGGCGACCTCAAGGTGCTGCTCGGCCCGTCCTGCCTGGCGGGCTGA
- a CDS encoding DUF2252 domain-containing protein translates to MSVPQPTADQRGEQILAVFGTAFGELLAADPAAFRVKFRKMASSAFAFYRGTACLFYADLEREQHGGPYLDDRTGRVWIHGDLHAENFGTYMDAQGRLIFNVNDFDEAYVGPFTWDLKRFAASVALIGYSKALSDEQISDLVRIYAAAYRERIHDLATGAKSDEVPPFTLDTAQGPLLDALRDARSLTRFGLLDSMTEIRDFERRFAPGGGSIELDAATRYKVLAAFDGYLETLPESSLTRPDSYRVKDVVGRRGIGIGSAGLPSYNILLEGNSDALENDVVIYLKQAQTPAVSRHITDPAVRGYFQHEGHRTVISQRALQAHADPWLGWTELDGAGQLVAEVSPYAVDLDWSDIDDLEEISEVVADLGRATATMHAAADDESGHSDLVPFSTERAIDAAIAADEGGFGELLVDFAHTYGARARGDHQIFVDLFRNGRIPGL, encoded by the coding sequence ATGTCCGTCCCGCAGCCCACGGCCGATCAGCGCGGCGAGCAGATCCTCGCCGTCTTCGGCACCGCGTTCGGCGAGCTGCTTGCCGCGGACCCCGCCGCGTTCCGGGTGAAGTTCCGCAAGATGGCCTCCTCCGCCTTCGCGTTCTACCGCGGCACGGCCTGCCTGTTCTACGCCGACCTGGAGCGCGAGCAGCACGGCGGGCCCTACCTGGACGACCGCACGGGCCGGGTGTGGATCCACGGCGACCTGCACGCCGAGAACTTCGGCACGTACATGGACGCCCAGGGCCGCCTGATCTTCAACGTGAACGACTTCGACGAGGCGTACGTAGGCCCCTTCACCTGGGACCTGAAGCGCTTCGCCGCCTCCGTGGCCCTGATCGGCTACTCGAAGGCGCTCAGCGACGAGCAGATCTCCGACCTGGTGCGGATCTACGCCGCGGCGTACCGCGAGCGCATCCACGACCTCGCGACCGGCGCCAAGAGCGACGAGGTGCCGCCCTTCACGCTGGACACCGCCCAGGGCCCCCTCCTGGACGCGCTGCGCGACGCGCGCTCCCTGACCCGCTTCGGGCTGCTGGACTCGATGACCGAGATCCGCGACTTCGAGCGCCGCTTCGCGCCGGGCGGCGGCTCCATCGAGCTGGACGCCGCCACGCGCTACAAGGTCCTCGCGGCCTTCGACGGCTATCTGGAGACGCTGCCGGAGTCCTCGCTCACCCGCCCCGACTCCTACCGCGTGAAGGACGTGGTGGGCCGGCGCGGCATCGGCATCGGCTCGGCGGGCCTGCCGTCGTACAACATCCTCCTGGAGGGCAACAGCGACGCCCTGGAGAACGACGTCGTGATCTACCTCAAGCAGGCGCAGACCCCGGCCGTCTCGCGGCACATCACGGACCCGGCGGTGCGCGGCTACTTCCAGCACGAGGGGCACCGCACGGTCATCTCGCAGCGCGCGCTCCAGGCGCACGCCGACCCGTGGCTCGGCTGGACGGAGCTGGACGGCGCGGGCCAGCTGGTCGCCGAGGTGTCGCCGTACGCGGTGGACCTGGACTGGTCGGACATCGACGACCTGGAGGAGATCTCGGAGGTCGTCGCCGACCTGGGCCGCGCCACCGCCACGATGCACGCCGCGGCGGACGACGAGAGCGGGCACTCGGACCTGGTGCCGTTCTCCACGGAGCGTGCCATCGACGCCGCGATCGCGGCCGACGAGGGCGGCTTCGGTGAGCTGCTCGTGGACTTCGCGCACACCTACGGGGCACGCGCGCGTGGCGACCACCAGATCTTCGTCGACCTGTTCCGCAACGGCCGGATCCCGGGCCTGTAG
- a CDS encoding NYN domain-containing protein yields MDRCIVLVDAGYLLGAAASLLAGEPSRSRITVDHTALIHGLRERAESDTERQLLRIYWFDGAPDRVPQPEHRRLRVMPRVTVRLGALTRSDGRWAQKGVDAAMHAELTELARNRACSDIVLVTGDGDLLPGMMAAKEHGVAVHLWAVQAADGDYNQSEDLVAEADERRVLDRAWITKAVRPKELTGICAPPPAPRPEIAAILSAPLPESALAAAAQRAEEEAAPARHSDATSNGREPGEHRAPAGRTVPTPKDLAALRGPGTHTAAPQHPTNATLRWSSDKGWVERPGGAPEGTEAAALPTLAQLTTAEQRWADREEDITTVGGDPYEVGQVFARRWMARLPEQHNLQKLSTMYPRIPHRIDGELLRYAARFGLLAHKDDQIDEHDRYAIRAGFWREIDVRTAAEHAPAGDRAGD; encoded by the coding sequence GTGGACCGCTGCATCGTCCTGGTGGACGCCGGGTATCTGCTGGGTGCCGCCGCGAGTCTCCTCGCGGGCGAACCGTCCAGGTCCCGGATCACCGTCGATCACACCGCCCTGATCCACGGTCTGCGCGAGCGCGCGGAGTCCGACACGGAGCGCCAGCTGCTGCGCATCTACTGGTTCGACGGCGCCCCCGACCGCGTACCCCAGCCCGAACACCGGCGGCTGCGCGTCATGCCCCGCGTGACCGTCCGGCTCGGCGCCCTGACCCGCAGCGACGGGCGCTGGGCGCAGAAGGGCGTGGACGCCGCGATGCACGCCGAGCTGACCGAGCTGGCCCGCAACCGCGCCTGCTCCGACATCGTGCTCGTCACCGGCGACGGGGATCTGCTGCCGGGCATGATGGCTGCCAAGGAGCACGGCGTCGCCGTCCACCTGTGGGCCGTGCAGGCCGCCGACGGCGACTACAACCAGTCCGAGGACCTGGTCGCCGAGGCCGACGAGCGGCGCGTGCTCGACCGCGCGTGGATCACCAAGGCCGTACGCCCCAAGGAACTCACCGGCATCTGCGCCCCGCCGCCCGCCCCGCGCCCCGAGATCGCCGCGATCCTCTCCGCGCCGCTCCCGGAGTCCGCGCTCGCCGCCGCGGCCCAGCGCGCCGAGGAGGAGGCCGCCCCCGCCCGCCACTCCGACGCCACCTCCAACGGCCGGGAGCCCGGCGAGCACCGCGCCCCCGCGGGCAGAACCGTGCCCACCCCCAAGGACCTGGCCGCCCTGCGCGGCCCCGGCACCCACACCGCCGCCCCCCAGCACCCCACCAACGCCACGCTGCGCTGGTCCTCCGACAAGGGCTGGGTCGAGCGGCCCGGCGGCGCGCCCGAGGGCACCGAGGCCGCCGCGCTGCCCACCCTCGCCCAGCTGACGACGGCCGAGCAGCGCTGGGCCGACCGCGAGGAGGACATCACCACGGTCGGCGGCGACCCGTATGAAGTAGGACAGGTGTTCGCGCGGCGCTGGATGGCGCGCCTCCCCGAACAGCACAACCTCCAGAAGCTGTCGACGATGTACCCCCGCATCCCGCACCGCATCGACGGCGAGCTGCTGCGCTACGCGGCGCGCTTCGGTCTCCTCGCCCACAAGGACGACCAGATCGACGAGCACGACCGGTACGCGATCCGGGCCGGTTTCTGGCGGGAGATCGACGTGCGGACGGCCGCCGAACACGCGCCCGCGGGAGACCGGGCAGGTGACTGA